The Candidatus Nitrospira nitrosa genomic sequence GAGACGGACAATCGAGGTTCTAGGAAAACGCTCCCCTTCTATCAACGTGGGGCATCTAGAGATGAGGTGCAGCCCCAGGATCCCATACGGCACACTCGGGTGTAGCTGTGTAGGCATTTCACCATACCACGAGAACTAGCCAGTTCCTCGCGCAACACCATCTGAGCACGCTTGTCACGGACATAGACTAAGCACCACTAATTGGGATATATTTCCCAAATACTGTGTACGCAGAAGCATTGCGCAAGCGCTTCTGCGGTTTACAGGACACGCCTGACATCGATGCAGTTATCTGCCTACGGCAATCCTCTGCTGCCGATGGGAAGCGAGACTGTCTATCACACGGTGTTCTCTCGTTAACCGCCCGTTATTCCTGGTGGTCCATACGTGGAGGATGGCGCATAGGGCATATGTGGACGGGATGGCATCGTACTTGCTCTCACTTATTATAAAAATAAAAACATAACCTATAAATTCTTAATTATTTCTCATCAAGTATTTATATGATTCTCGTGTTTTACCTATACAATGCTGCCCGCAATGTATGTCTATAAAGTTAGGTCTGCAGAAGGGAGGAGAGAACGTATGAACACCATTCATGCAGGCATAGCGCTGCTCTTCACACCGCTCGTGCTGTGGCCTGTGACCGGTAGTGCTACGGATCGGAAAACTCCAACGGCTCCGCACGAATTTTTGATGAAAACAAATCCTGTAGCCGCGACCGCCGACACGCTGCAAGAGGCCAAGAGCCTGTACGAGAACCGATGCATCAAGTGTCACGGCACCAGTGGGGATGGACAAGGGTCCGCCACGAAGGACTTAGACGTCAAACCCAGAAATTACACAGACAAATCCCTGATGGAAAAGATCCCGGACGGGCAACTCTTCTGGATCATCTGCTACGGCAGTGATCCGGACGCCACCGAAATGAAGGGATACAAGAAGAAGCTCTCGGACGAGCAGATGTGGAGTCTCGTGCACTACATTCGGTCCTTTGGGAAATAGCGTATCGCAATCTAGAGGGAGGAATTATGCGTCTTCGCGTGTTGATGTTAGCCGTCATCTTAGGCAGTCTGGCCTCGGGCCTCGTGGCGCTGCTCGCGCCGCAGGAGGCGGAGGCGATTCCGGCGTTCAGTCGACAAACCGGAGAATCCTGCTCGACATGCCACACGGCATTTCCCAAACTGAACCAAACAGGACAAAACTTTCGCACCAATGGCTTTCGCTTTCCCGAGGACAAGGAGTGGTTCGATATCCAGGATATGAAACATGTTCCGATTTCGGGCGAGGTCGAGGTTGAAGCGGAATTCACCAAGGAACGCGGGGTGGGTGCCGGGGGCCAAGAGACCCTGTTGAAGATTGATGAAGTCGCCCTGCTCGCGGGCGCGCCGATCGGGAAAGAGGGCCGGGCGTCCGCGTATGGGGTGCTGGATTTTTCCCAAGGCAATGTCAATGTGGGACAGGCCTATGGCCAAGTCAATGATCTGCTCGGACAGCAGGGCCATGGTCTGCTCAATGTGAAAGTCGGTCAGTTCGATATCGCCCTCCCGTTTCTCTCTCACTCGCAACGGGTCATTAAACAGCGTTACTTTGCCCAAGAAGCCCTCGGCATCCTGGGCGCGCGTCGGAACGGCGGCAGTACAGAAGCGGAGGCACCGGAAGTCTACAACACCGGGGTGGAGCTCAACGGGCACCTGATCCAAAAAGAGCTGTTGGGGGGCATCACCCATCGCTATGCGATCGGGATCTTTCAACCGAAATCGCTCGGAGGCATCAATCACTTAGGATTTCCTGGGTTGTATGCGACCTATTCTATTCACTTTCTGGAACGCTTTACGCTGGGCGCCATCTATAAACGCGATGTGGTGACGTCCGCATTAGATCCCTTTACAGCCGATGGCAAAAAAGGCGT encodes the following:
- a CDS encoding c-type cytochrome, whose amino-acid sequence is MNTIHAGIALLFTPLVLWPVTGSATDRKTPTAPHEFLMKTNPVAATADTLQEAKSLYENRCIKCHGTSGDGQGSATKDLDVKPRNYTDKSLMEKIPDGQLFWIICYGSDPDATEMKGYKKKLSDEQMWSLVHYIRSFGK